In the Aquimarina spinulae genome, GTTGTTTTACAACTTCTATATCAGGAATAATAGTTTTAGTAAATTTAGCAGATCTATCCGTTCCATAACTTTCAGTAATTGCAGCCTTTGTATCATATGGTAATTCGTATAAGTCATTGGCAGTCGTACTCCCATAACTCTCTTCTCCAATCACAATAGTATTTTTACGACCTCTAAAACCCAAAACTACAAATTCTCCTGCACTGTTCGTCATAATTCCTGATATTAGAGCAACAGGGACTTGTGGTTTTGGTTTTTGGTTTGGTTTTATAGCTGTATTTATTTTATGATTTTTATATAAAGTACCATTATAAATACTGGTAAGAATTTTTACATTTTTGTCAACATCTAGAGATAGGTGAGTGGTACCATTTCCTAATAAATGATACAATCCAGCAAGCATTACATTAGAATTACCACCAATATTTAAACGAAGATCAATTATCCAGCCTTTAATGTTGTGTGATTGATCTATTTTTGTAATGGCATCATAAATTTCTTGCGCCGCTTTATCCAACTCTTCTCTCGTGGCATCTTTTAACAGCATTCCTGGTATAAATACATAACCATATTCCTTCTCAATAACTTTTGCTTCAAAGGATTTTCCATTTTCATAGGCATCTGCAAGACTTTGATTAAATTGTTCTTGAGATAATTGTTTGCCAAGTGTACTTTTATACCAATCTTTTTCTGAAAAAAGAAGTAAATGATTTCCTCTAATGGTATCAAATAGTTTTACTGTGATTTTTAAAGACTCTTCAAAGGATTTACTTTTTAAAGCCTTCTTTTTTATATAAGGTTTCAGACCTAACCAATCTATATCTTTAGTATGCAAATAGTTTTCTTCTAGTTCTTCAAATAGTTTGTTATAAAATGTATTAATACTGTCTTTAACTGTTACATATTTGTCTTGACTGTGAGTGTTTAATGAAAAAAGTAAAAAACATATAGTAGTACCTACAAAAATTGATTTCATAATATTATTTTTTTAATTGATGAAAACAAAACTAAAGGCTACCATAATATTTTTTAAGAAAAATAGCGGAAAGAATGTCCATAAAAAAAATACTGGACGTATTAGTTTTTATAACTCGCTTTATATTGGGAAGGAGTTAAACCCGTAACTTTTTTAAAAACAGCGTTAAATGAAGATTTAGAACTAAAACCAGCATTTTCGGCAATGGCTAATAAAGTGTATTTTTTTTGATCTTCGTTTTTTAAAAGCGTTTTTACTTTTTCAATTCTTGACTGATTGATATACTCAGAGAACGACATTTCAAATGATTCGTAAATGAATAAGGATAATTCTTTTTCATTTGTTTCAATTAAATAGGCCAAGTCTGACAGCTTTAAATTTTTATTTTTAAAAACCTCTTCTACTTTCATATAATATTCAAGTTTTTGGGCTAATACGCTAGGTGTTTTACCTTCAATTGAATCTTGGTTTTTAAGCCTAAACGTATTGAATAAATAGTTTGATTTTGTAAGCGACTCAAACCCCACCCAATAGATATAAATTGAATTTAAAATTAAAATAATTGAATAGACTATCCCATTATATAGATCACCTACAATATGCACAATTACTGCTAATACTAAGTTTATAATTATGACAACTATAAATACATAAGAAAATTTTAAGAGCCACTCCCAATTTTTTTGAGAAATCTTAGTTCCTCTTATTTGGGTTTTATATCGCGTTAAAAATTTTATCGTCAGGCTTAATAAAAGAAGGTTAAAAATTAAATAGACGTATTCGTTATATGTAAAGAAACCAGTTTTATATACATTCCAAAAGATATCTTTATCTAAACCTGTATGAAGTTTTATATACCAATAAGTTCGTAAAATACCATAAAAAAAAGCTGGTAAAAATAGAAGGTAATCGTATTTTGAAATGACTTTTTCTTCTTTGGATATTTGACTTTTTATGAAAAAATAAAAACCAACCGCAATAAGATACTTATATGGAAAAGGGAAAGAGGTTAAAGGTATAATTCCCAGGGTTGAAATCTTCATATACATTAGCGCATATATG is a window encoding:
- a CDS encoding S41 family peptidase, with translation MKSIFVGTTICFLLFSLNTHSQDKYVTVKDSINTFYNKLFEELEENYLHTKDIDWLGLKPYIKKKALKSKSFEESLKITVKLFDTIRGNHLLLFSEKDWYKSTLGKQLSQEQFNQSLADAYENGKSFEAKVIEKEYGYVFIPGMLLKDATREELDKAAQEIYDAITKIDQSHNIKGWIIDLRLNIGGNSNVMLAGLYHLLGNGTTHLSLDVDKNVKILTSIYNGTLYKNHKINTAIKPNQKPKPQVPVALISGIMTNSAGEFVVLGFRGRKNTIVIGEESYGSTTANDLYELPYDTKAAITESYGTDRSAKFTKTIIPDIEVVKQHNFENLAKDKNIIMAIKFINSKQ
- a CDS encoding helix-turn-helix domain-containing protein; the encoded protein is MKVEEVFKNKNLKLSDLAYLIETNEKELSLFIYESFEMSFSEYINQSRIEKVKTLLKNEDQKKYTLLAIAENAGFSSKSSFNAVFKKVTGLTPSQYKASYKN